In Desulfovibrionales bacterium, the genomic window TTAAGCGTGGCCTGAAGGATATTAATCTGATCGATCTCTTCTGACTCTATGGCGCCGATGCCTATAGATATGGCCTGGCTACGGATAAGATCATCGCAAGTGGCTCGCTGGCGGGCAGAAAGGACTTTAGAGTCATCTATCCCCGTAAACTCACCGGTAGGGGGCATAATAACAGCGGCAGCCACCACCGGTCCTGCTAACGGTCCCCGCCCGACCTCATCTACCCCGGCTACAAACCTCATACCTTGAAGGTGAAGTTTTCTCTCCCAGAATAGAAGTCCGCCTCCTTCGAATTCGGGCGAGGCAAGCTCCAACATAACTATCCCTACCTCTTTTCCTTAATGCGAGCCGCCTTTCCGGACAATTTACGGAGATAGTAAAGTTTGGCCCGACGTACCTGGCCATGAGAGATGACCTCAATACGATCAATACGTGGTGAATGTAAAAGGAAAGTCCTCTCTACTCCCACGCCATAGGAAACCTTTCGCACAGTAAAGGTAGTATCAGCAAGGCCCCCGCGCATACGGATAACTATCCCCTCAAAGACCTGAATGCGCTCTTTTTCTTCGCCTTCTTTTATCTTGACGTGGACCTTTACTTTATCCCCTGGTCTAAAATCAGGCAGATCGCCCCGCATCTGTTCACGTTCAAGCAGTTCCATTACATCCATAAAGTACCTCCCTATCCTCTGTCACCCAAAAATCTATCTACTATAATAGCCGCAGCGCTGCGCACAGAAAGGTGATTGTACTGTGCGCATTTTTGCACCGGCTTTAAAACATAATCGGCTTGTTCTATTACCTCTCCGGCTAATCCCCAGGCCGTGCCGAAAATCAACAATAGCGGGCGATCACCCGCTAACAGTCTCCGCGCCTCTTCTATACCAAGCGCCGGCCTTCTTTCCCTGGCGCCTGTAGCCAGGACAACGGGTTC contains:
- the rplS gene encoding 50S ribosomal protein L19, with the translated sequence MDVMELLEREQMRGDLPDFRPGDKVKVHVKIKEGEEKERIQVFEGIVIRMRGGLADTTFTVRKVSYGVGVERTFLLHSPRIDRIEVISHGQVRRAKLYYLRKLSGKAARIKEKR